The DNA region ACCGCTTACACGTGCTATCCGGCCATCTTTCGCTTTGAAAATAAAGTGCATGGTATCCGGATTCTTCAAACCGCCTTTGGCGCCGTTAGCACTCAACATCCCGTAACCCATTACCTCTTCAATCTCCGGCAAATACCAGCGAATAAAATCAACCGGGTGACTTAAGCCACCGTACAACCATTTAAAAGCCTGCTGCAACGACCACGGTTTCTCTAAAAACCAGCGATGATCGGCATGGTAATAAGCTTCAACCGTAATCAAATCCCCTATTAAACCAGCCTCGTAATCTTTACGCTGCTTTTTCATCGGCTCAAAAAAACGTGAGCTTTGGCCTACAAATACTTTTTTGCCGCTTTGCTCAACCAGTTCGAGCAGTTCGGCAGCTTTGCTTAGGTCATCAATAAAAGGTTTGGTGCATACCACATGTTTGCCATGCAGCAGAGCCTGTTTAACGTGTTCGGCATGCAAGTGATCGGGGGTATAAATGGCAATAATATCTATTTCGGCATCATTGAGCATGTCCTGATAGCTGGTAGTGTAGTTATGAAAGTTAAACTCCTCTGCGCGATGTTTGCACATTTCAATATTCATATCGCATACCATTTTCAGTTCAAGCTTATCGCTTTTCAATACTGCCGACATGGTGCTACGTCCTTCGCCTAATCCTAATATTCCTATTTTCATTTTATAATGATCTTTTAATGTCGCTATTGTCCGTTACCTGTTTAAAAAATACCCATACCTCTCCCTTACGAGTGCCGGGAACACCTTCCTGGTATTTCTTCATCAACCTGTTCCAATCGTTTACCCGCGGGTTATTTTCGATGGTTTTAGGATTGAGATCCTCAAGTTTTTTTCCTTTCGGGATACTGATCACCAGCATCAGGCGGCGCCCGTTCCTGAATACAAGCAATTGCTGAAAACCGGCGTTACAGAACCCTTTAGAAACCTCGGGCCAGTTTTTAAACTGTGTGGCGTGATAATCGATATATTCCTGCTGCAGGTGTTCGTCGGCAACAAGATTTGCCGTTAGTATGATGTTATCCCATCGTTTAGCAGTGCCTTTGCCACCACAACGAAGCCTGCGGTTGAAATCATAAAACGGGTTACTGTAAACGGCAACCTGGCACGAGGGGTATGCTACCTGCGCACTTTTTTGTATAGATGCCGTATTTAAATGCTTGCCATAAACAATGAGATGGTTACCCCAACTGTAAACCGCCGAAGCCGGTAATCCCTGCTTGCGGGCAATATTCCATAAAGCTGTATAATCGAGTTCCTTACCCTGTACCCCCGTTACTTCGACTATGTCATAAGGGTTTGGAGCTGCTTTTACGTTACCTGCCAGCAACAGTAAAACCGCCGTGAACCAAATTATATATGCTTTTGATATTTTCATTCTGTTTTATGATTAATAGGCGAATTGTCCAGGTTTAGCTTTCGATATTGAAACAGATAGCTATAAGGCCGTTCTATCCCTGCAGATTGCTTTACAGCTGCATCAACCTGTGGACCGTTATTTTCCCATACATTGCCGGGACCATTGGCATTTTTCAAGAATTTGTCTGCCGGGCACCAGTTGTTCTTTAGGGTGATGTATGATGATCCCTCGTCGGTATACAGGTAAAACCAATGCTGTGGATCATGCGCGTAAGGCGCTTTGTAAATGCTATCCACATAGTTATCACTGATAACCGAACCGGGCTGTGCCGATAGGGTGTAGATGCCCGCCACATCATACATATTGCGGGCGTAATGGTGGATTTTATTAGCGATGATGTGATTATCGCTCATGGCGTTAACGGTCTTTGTCCAGCCCCAGCCCATGCTGATGCCGGTGTAGTTTACATCGCAAACCTCGTTATGTGTTATGCTGATGCCTTTAACATAGCCCGCGCCAATGCCTACGCTACCCCAGTCTTCGTTAGTAGCGTCAGTGATTAAATTATTGGTGATGGTATCATAGGTGCAGATCTCCCGTTTATCGGCTGGGTTGTAAGGCAGGTGCACCTCCTGTGCTTCGTCGGAGTACACACCGTCCAATACCGCGGTGCCGCCGATATCTTTAAACAGGCTGCCTTTAACTGCATCATGGTGTGTGCCGCGCTGAAAATCCAAGCCGGTTGAGGCCATGTGTTCAAAACCGCAAGCATTAAAGGTAATGTGCGAAGCGTAAGCCACCTCAACAGCAGCCTTTGGCCGGCCTACCCATGCCTGGTTTTCCAGCCCTTTTTTATCCGGCGTACCGGGAATTTTAAGCTTGTAAGCATCCAGCATATACATGCCAGCCTGATGCGGAACCAAGCCTTCTTTTGATGGCCGAAGCCAGCTGCTATGCTCAAAACTGATATTTTTAAAGCCGATATAATTAACCGGGTTATCAATGGAGCCCTGCATTTTAACCAATGTTTCCAATTGCGGAACGGTTACGGTATCCGTTTGCAGATCTTCGCCCTTACGGGGGATGTAGTAAATTTTGTTAGTCTTACGATCATGATACCACTCGCCGGGTTTGTTTAAAAAGCTGATAGCATTGCTGAGATAAAAAGCCGAGTTACCTGTTTTTTTGGAAAGCCAGGGTGCAGGCCAGGGGTGCTCTGACTGGATACGGCTTTCGGGCTGATAAAATGATAAGCGGGCGCTATCGCCCATCACTTTAACAGCCTTAACCCGCAAAATGGCGATGGCCCACCACTGGTGAATAAACATCTCCATACCCTTAAAATGAGCGGTATCCGCCGAGGCCGACCATGGAATTACGCAGGATTGCGTTTTATGATCCCAGGAAAGGATGCGGTTCATCAAGGGGGCTTCTGTATCGCGGGCGCGCGTGGCCTTTTCATTGTTCACCCAAAGCTGCCTGAATTGCAAAGGTTCATCGCCCATAACGAGGCCGTCGGCAACCCAAACTTTACCTTTGGCATCCGAAGGCAGGCCAGGAACTGCAGTATTGACTTTTCGCCAACCACTTACTTTAATACCACCACTTAAAATAGTTTTACCTATGCCCTCACCTTCGATAATAGTCGGGCTATCGGCAGTACCTGAATCTTCCGGGCGGATAAATAATGGTTCATCTAATCTGTAAATTCCGGCCGCGACTTTGATATAAATGCCACCTTTTATTGATGCATCGTTCAACCTCCTCAATTCACGGGCTTTCCTGATGGCCATAGCTATGGTGGCCAGTGGTTGCTCATGTGTACCTGCATCATTATCAGAACCTGCAGGTGATACCCAGATTTCGGCCGCAAAGAGGCTATCTGTCAAAATAACATTTAACAGGAAGATCAAAAAAACTATGCGGCGGATATTCATTTACGTTAATTACTTAGCCTGAAAAATTGATTTTACGTATGAGGTATTGGCGCTGAAATTCCACTTAACGTTCCGTGGGTCTTTAGCATCGCGCGAGCGTTCAATCACCAGCCAGCCTGTCCAACCCATTTTATCTAAAGTGGCTTTTACATGCTCCATGTTGATTTTAGGATCATTTTGCAGCCAAACGCCATCATCGTTAGTACAGTGGATCTGAATGATGTATTTTTTACCCAATATCTGAAGCTCCTTATCCAGGTCGCGACCGTTTCTGATGGCGTTTTCAAAATTGAAATAGCTTTTGATGGCCGGCGAACCTATATCTTTCAATAGTTGCAGCTCGCCTTTGGCATCCAGCGCAGTTTCAATACCAATCACCACACCGGCCTTTTCGGCTATTTTGCCAACCTCCTTCAGACGGGAAACTATAGCCGGACGCAGTTCAGGAAACTTCACCAGGTCACCTTTTATCCCCATCGGCAAAAAACCCACTTTAACGCCCATTTTGTTCATGGTATTGATACAATCGGTAGCCGCTTTAATCGCGGTTGGCCGTTCGGCAAATGATTGGGCGAAGAAACCGGTCATACCCATCGAAGGGATTTCGAGGTTCAGTTCTTTCGCCTTGCTCAAAAACACTTTTCTGATCGAATCATTGGCCAGCTGGTTATCAAAAGTTTCCCGGTCACCAAGGCCGCCCATATCAACTTCAACCCCATCCGCCCCGATGTCTTTAGCCAGCTGAAAAGCGCCCAGCTTTTGCCGTTTAAGGATCATCAAATCAACCACCGCAACTTTATAGCGTTGCTTTGAAGTAGTTTGCGCAACCGCTGGCGAACCAAGGGCACACATCATTAATCCAATCCAAAAACCTGATATCAACCTGTATTTCATAACTTATTTTTTTGTTGCCTGTGCAAATACTTTCTCTAACTGATCAAACCCTTTTATGGCATTGGCAGGGAGTTTTTCGCCCTTATCTCCAAATACATACATAGCAGACTCACTTTCGATGGTGACCTTTTTATCATCGAAATTGCCGCTGCTGTCTTTAATCTTATTAAGATCTAACCGAAAATTTTTTGCCACGAAAGCGTATAATGCAGCTCTTTTCGACGAACCGAAATCATGCCCCTCATTAGGCAAATGCACATTCTCGACTTTGTCAGCAACTCCGTAGTAGCCGTACATTTTTTGGAGGTAAGGAAAATCATGTTCTGGCATATTGGCTGTCCAGTCCTGCCCGTCGGAGATCAGGAGCTGAGGTCGGGGTGCTGCCATGGCCGCCAGTTCTACATTGTCGGTTCCGTTGCCGCATTGATGGATAGGCATGCCGCTTTCGCAAGGGCATCCCCCATAAAAATAAGATGACACCGACACCACCGGCGCGCTCAGCTTGATCCGATCATCAACGGCGGTCATCAAAACTGTATGGCTTCCCCCGCCTGATCCGCCGCTGATGCCAACGCGTTCGGGATCGGTTTCTTTAAGTGAAAGCACATAATCCAATATCCGGATGGCGCCAAGTGCCTGGATAGTTTGCGCCAGGCTGCGGCGATGATCCTCATCCTTAAATTGCAGCAGGGATTCGCCCCAGGCAAAAAGATCATAACTGTAAGCCATCGCCCCCATCCGCGCCAGCGATGCACAACGGATCTGGCAATCGGCACGGTAACGCTGGTGCTCCCAATGTCCGTCTGGACTTAGTATCACAGGGATCTTGCCTTTTATTTTGGATGGTTTGTACAGCGAGCCATTGATGTACAAGCCGGGCAAAATTTCAATAGCGATATTCTCGACTGTGTAACCCTCAAAAGTCCTTTTTGGCGTGATGATTGGTTTTGAAGCAGGTTTAGCAGGCAGAGGTAATAACTCCAAAGCTTTGTAGAGCTCCGGTTTTAATATGGCCTTGCGTTGCTCCCAGGTGTCACGGTCATGATATTGGGCGGCTATCCTGTCAAGCTCCTTCCAGCCGTCGCTTACCGACCAGCGGAAGTATTCGTACTCTTTTAACTTATACCTGCCGGGAGCTTCTTTATTCACTTTCAAATCAAGCGGGGTAAGAATATTAGCCAGCGTAGTATCCACATTGGGCCTGAAACGCCATTGCGCGTAGTTAACCCATTTACCATCAACCTGGGTGGCGGTGTATTTGATCTTTACATGGTATTTATCCTGCACCTCATCAAGTACCTCCTTCAGGGTTTTCCTGTACATGGCATCGGTAGTTTGCTGCGCATGAGTGTCAAAACTTATTGCTGTAAAGCAGATTACCAGTGTATGGATCAGTTTTTTCATTGTTCTATTTTTTGTAGAGACGCATCACATGCGTCTCCCGTGTACCAGTCATATTCGCTTATCCTAAAGGAGACGCATGTGACGCGTCTCTACATACCGTATTTTCACCGTCCCATCAGGGTCTCTCGCAGAGGACCCTGATGTATACGCCATGCAAATTCACTCTTCACACAGGGCTGTCACCCTGAGCCTGTCGAAGGGTCGCGCGTAAAGGCCCGCCCACCATGCTTCGAGGGCCTCAGCATGACACCCGGTTTACTTATCAACCGAGTTGCCTAATGATACTATCCTCACTCCTTACAAATCCTTAGTCTCCCCCGACGGTACCGGCGGCGTATAACCATCAACCTTAGGCCAAATGCCATCCTTTATTTCTTTCAATTCCAATTTCGACGGATCAATAACCACATGTTTTATCTTTTGCCTGCGCCAGGTGTAAACCACATGCACCATCCCATCCGAAGTTTGGATAACCGATGGATAGGAATACTGGCTGATAGGTGAATCCTCCAGGATCGACGCTGCGTACCACGTAATACCATCTTTAGAAACAGCCACATTCAACGGCGTACGTGCGCCCTTTGCCAGGTTTCCCGGGGGCAAAACGTGGTTATAAACCAATAGCTGCCTGCCGTCTTTCAAGGTCACTGCATCGGTACCGGAATTGTTATTCGGCAGACTGGTCTTTTCCAAAGGTGACCATGTTTGTCCGCCATCCTTAGACCATGTGCTTAGTATAGCCCTGTTTTGACTGCGGCAAAGCGCCTGCAGCCTACCGTCTTTATAAGTTAAAATACTTGGCTGGATGGCTTTCAGGTCTTTACCATCGCTGATTGGGCCGATCATTGCCCAGTTTTTACCAAAATCTTTGGTGGCCTCAAAATGCACCTGCCAGGCTTTGCCCTCGGTACTCACCGGACTTAACAGCGTACCATTTTTCAACAACACCGGTTTGTTTTTGATTGGGCCTAAAAAGTCATTAGGCAAAGCCTTTTGCTCCGACCAGGTGATGCCCCCGTCTTTAGATGTTTTTACAAAACCTTTCCACTTTGCCGGGCTTGGGCCTATTTTATAATAAAGCTGCAATTCGCCTTTGGGCACCTGGTACAATACCGGGTTCCAGCAGGCATAGCGTAAAGTATCGTTCTGAATGCCATTCGCCACATTAATGCCTTCCGCCCATTTGCCATCAACAAAACGACTTACCCAAATACAAACATCGGGATTACGTTCTTTGGTGCCGCCAAACCACGAAGCCACTAAACCTGTTGGTGTTTCGGCAATGCTTGCGGCGTGGCACTCAGGGTACGGCGCTTTATCGTAAATAAATTCATCTTTTATGATCCCTTTTCGCCATGGATTATGCTGCGCGAACAATTCTCCACTAAAAAGCAGTGAGTTTAACGCTATAAATAATCCCTTTCTTGCCATCTTCCTTATTTTGTAATTCATTGTTTTAGTTCAATTTTTTGGCAGCGTCAGCAGCTTTCTTAGCTTTCACCGATTCAACATAAGCCTTAAAAAGCTGTTGCCAGTTGCGGCCATTAGTATTAAGATATTGCTCGTTTTTGGTCTTGTAGATCTCGAAAATGGCCGATACCTGTTTGATGTTTTTAAAATCGACGGCCTGCTCGCGGGCCTGTTTCAGATTAGCAAGAATTGTGGCTTCTTCAACAGGTGTCAGATCCGGAACAATCGCTTTATAACCGGCCAGCGTAAAGGCTACCTTGCCAATGGTGTATTTATCCAATATGGTTTCAACCTGCTCACCGGTTAAATCCGCCCGTAATCCGGTCATCAGGTTTTCATGTACCGATTTTGGCAGCGAAGAGTTTATGATGATCTGCCTGTCCATTGTGCTTAATGCTTTCCCAGTAGCCGGATCGATACCTGCCGGCACAGCTTCATACGAATGGCTGTTATTCCAGTCGCGGATGGCTTTAAGATGGGTTGCGATTATATTTTTTACACGCGTAGCCTTCGCCGTATCAGTAAGCGATAAGGAGGCAACCCAATCCGTAGCTTTCTTTTCCACCTCAGCATCGGCTTTGGCCTTGGCTTCGGGAGATTGGGCTGTTTTAGTTACCTGTTGTTGCTGGGCTTTCAACGTGCCCGACAGCGACAGTAAAACTATCATCATAGCACTCGCCATGTTTAATTTTTTCATATCAATGTTGGTTTAATATTTTACTTCAAAATCATAGTCACCAGAGCCAATGCTGAGCACCGCTCTCCCGTTCTCCATCTTTATCGCTTTAATTTCTTTTATAGCTGATATTTTCTTCCCGCCCTCGGTTACTTCATCCATATATTTTGCAGGCACATAAACCAGTGCCGAACTGTTTGGCGGTACGGTAACATGCCAGTTAAAACTGCTTTTGGTATTGGTATAATTGCTTTTCACAGTGCCATAGGCTGTTTGGTACGAAGCGTTAACACTATTCAAACCATTAATAATCGCCGGCTCCATAACCAGTTGCTTAAAGCCTGCGTTAACCGTTTTTATCCCGGCTGCGTCCTGGTAAAACCAGGCAATCAGATCGCCCAGCAGCATGATATGGTTACGTGAATTCATGGCCGGATTAGCGGTATCGCCGTTCCATAACTCCCAAATAGTAGTAGCTCCCCTATCGGCCATATAACCCCAGCTTGGGTATGAAGTGTTAGATGCAATCTTCCAGGCCAGATCGGGGCGACCAAATTCGGCAATTCCGCGCATGAGCCATTGGGTACCGACTACACCGGTACTTATATGATCATGTGCCTCGTTGATCTTAGCGACTATGTTTCTAAATACAGCCTGTTTATTGGCAGATGATGTGATCCCGAAATACAATGGCAACAGGTTGGCGGTAACCGTATTGTTGCTGTATTTTGATGTGCTTTTATCAAAGTATTTATCATTAAATGCTTTGCCTACATTTTGTTGCATGGCAGCAAAAAACTTTACATCAGCAGATTTGTGTAGCATACCGGCAAACTTTTCCATCAAGCCAGATAAGTGATAGTAATAGGCTGTGGCAATCAGTTGCCCATCGGTATTTAATGATGAATCTTTGGCATGGATCAGTTCCAATGATTCGGGCGGTACACACCAATCACCATATTTATCTTTGGTGACGATGTTATTTTTCATGTACTTAACCCGCATATAATCCATCCATTTTTTCATGGAGGCATAGTGCTTTTCAATGGGGGCTTTATCGGCAAACTGGCGGTAAAGCATATCAGCCACCAGGATATAAGTGCCGGGCCAGGTCATGTTATCGCTATAATAATTCCAGTAAGCGGGCGCTACATCGGGGATGGCACCATCCGGCTTTTGCGATTGCGCTATATCATCCAGCCACTTGGCGTAGAAATTTCCATTGGCAAACACAAAGCTTTCACCAAGTGAACCTACCGCCCTATCACCCAGCCAGGGCATGCGTTCATTACGCTGCGGGCAATCTACAGGCATACCTTTATAATTGCTCAGCATCCCCCAATAAGCATTATGATAGATTTTGTTGACGATGGCGTTAGATGTTTCAAAACGGCCGATAGTTGGCAAGGCATCGTAAACTACCTGTCCTTCAAAATCGGCTAATTCAGGTTTACCAGGATAGCCGCTGATCTCCACATACCTGAAACCGTGATATACAAACACCGGGTGCCAGGTTTCTTCAGCTCCACCTTTCAGCATATATACATCGGTTACTTTGGCATCGCGGAGATTAGCTATATAAAGCTCATTATTGGGCTGCAGTGTTTCGGCATAACGGAGAGTTATTTTATCGCCCCGGTTCCCTTTCACCCGCATCTGCAACCAGCCCGCCATATTTTGCCCCAGATCCAGGATCCATACATCTTTGTTAAGCTGATTGATGCTGACAGGTTTGATGGTATCCATCACCCTGATCGGCTCGTTCATCTGCGCGTCAAGCTTACCGCCGGGTGCCTGCACCAGTTCGGCTTTAAGCCATTGGCTGTCATTGAAACCGGGTTGATCCCATCCAGCAAACTCTTTAGTGGCGTCGTATTCTTCACCGTCATACTCGTTATTGGTACGGATAGGGCCATCGGCAGTAAAATGCCAGTTGTCATCGCTTACGATGGTTTGTTTGGTTCCGTCGGTATATTCCACCTCCAGTTGCAACAGCATTTTGGGGAAACCAAATTCTTTGATCTTTTTGGGCTTGTACTTTGGCCGCATGGTAAAATACCGGCCATTGCCTAATACCGTTCCGATTGCGTTATTACCCTGTTTCAGATAAGCGGTAACATCAAAGGTGTTGTACTTAACAGATTCTGTGTAGTCGGTAGGAGCCTGGGCCAAAACCTGATCGCCAATCATTTGTCCATTTATATACAACTCATAATGACCCAAACCAACTATGTAAGCCGTGGCGCGTTTGATGGTTTTGTTTAAACTAAACCCGCGGCGATAATACCGGGCCGAAAGGCGCGAAAACTTAGACACGCTATCCCAGGAAAAACCACGGTCACAGCCTATCCATTTAGCTTTCCAATCGGTGGGGTGTAAAAGACCGGTGCTCCACAAAGCGGGTTTGCTCCAATTGCTTACACCTTTGTTTGTCCATACCCTGACTTTCCAATAACATGCCGCACGGCTCTCCAGGGGTTTGCCCGCGTAGCTGATCATGATGGATTCAGCGGAGTTTATTTTGTGCGAATCCCACAGATCGCCTTGCCCAGATGTTAGCTTTTCGGGAGTTGAGGCTACCAGGATTTGATAAGCTACCTGGTTGATATTCCGGACATCGCCGGTGATTTGCCAGCTCAATCGTGGTTTACCGGTGCCGATGCCTAACGGATCATTCAGCATTTCGCATTTCAGGTTTTGCAAACCGATACGGCCATCCGCATAGCAATTGCCCAGGCAGGTTAAAATAACCGCTGTAGCCAAGCTTATATGTGCAAACAACCTTTTCATCCGTTATTTACCAGAAAAATCAAAATACAGGTTCAGCGAAAGCGCATCTTCTATATTCCTGTCGTAATTAAAATATTGGTTCTTTTGCCCGCCCGGACCAAGCTTTTCAGGCTTTTGCGATTTGGTACCTATCGGCGTTATACCATGCATAAACGAAATATCGCCCGGAGGGAAAGCCGGTGCTACATTATATGTTTTTGCAGGATTTGCCGGGGTAAACAGGCGCATAAAAACATCGCGGCTGTTGCATACTATAGTTACAGGCTGCCCGGTGGTTTGCAATTTCATCCAATATAAATTGGAGTAATAGCCTTTAAACTCCGGGTAAACAACCTTGCCTTGCCCGGTTATGGTATTGTTGTACGTTTTATCCCATACACCCAGCGACGTGCCTTTCATGCGGTTTTTCCATACCCGGTAGGGGCCGTCGCCCATATAGCTAACCCCCTTGATCTCTTTTTCGGGGAAGGAGAAATTAACGCCAAGCAACGGAGCATCCTCGCCAATCGGCCAATATTTTACCTCAAGCTGCACCCAGCCCGATGGGTAGATCGTCCACTTCAATAAAGGCTCGGATTTTTTGGGTGGAAATACTCCCTCAACCACCAGGTTATCGCCTTCATAATGATAGGTGAGCTTTTCAAAACCTGTTTGATCCTGCCCTTCAACCAACACAGGGCCATTGTTGAAAGGAATATCGCCCTTAGCGTTTTTCACACTAACCAATATGCCCGAATTGCGGTTAAACGCCAACTCGATCCCGTTACCGGTTTTTACCTTGTACAGCGAATCCGTTTCGGTAATTACAGCCTTGCTTCCGCCTGTTTTAGTGATAATACGGTTAGTGATCTTATCATGGTTGCTTACCGGAAAATTCCAGGTAAACAGCTCGTGCTTGTTTACATCAAAAGCCGATATATACAGCACATCATAATTTTGCCAGTCCTTTGGTAATTGTAATTGCAGGTTTCCATACTGACCGGGCGCAACTTCAGGTGAAGCAATAGTACCTTTTTTACTGGTTGAAGCAGCCCCATTGAGCGTAGCCAGTTTATAGCTGAATGTGCATAGTTTGAGGTTGGTGAAGGAATACCTATTCTCTAAACGCAAGGTACCATTGAACGCAGGAGTTATTTCGCGTGGTTCCAGGTAAACCGGGCTCCAGATTTCTTTAATAGCATAATAGCTGCCTTCCTTCTCGTGGTAAGGGCCTACAATACCGTCGGGGCCGTGATCGCCATCGGTATCAAGCTCACCGTTTTTATCGGTACGAACTACGGCTTCATCAGCAAAGTCCCAGATAAAACCACCTGCCGAAATTGGCGTATGCCACATCTGTTTCCAGAAATCATCCAGTCCGGCGCCTGCGCCACCATCGTATAAGCCGTGTAAAAACTCGGTCGGGAAAAATATGTCGTGACCATTTATTCCGGTGTTGGTGCCGTAGTCGTAGTTGATGTAATGCTGCGTATTTGTTCCGCGGAAGATGCCCCATGGATGGATCAGCGGGCGTTTTTGAAGATCCAGCTCATCAAACCAATGATCGAGGTTGAAGTTAAAACCTCCTTCATTACCGTTATCCCATAGAACGATGGATGGGTGATTGATATCTTTTTCGATCAGCTCTTTTGCTAATTTGGAGCCAACCACATCGTCATAGGCATGATGCCAGCCGGTAAGCTCGTCCAGTACAAAAAGACCCAATGAATCGCATACGTCCAGGAAATGATCATCAGGAGGGTAGTGCGACATACGTACCGCGTTCATGTTCATGTCTTTCATCAGCTGAACATCCCCAATGCTTACCTTTTTGTTTAAGGCCCTGCCTGTGGTTGGCCAAAACGAATGGCGGTTTACACCTTTAAATTTGATCTTTGCGTTGTTTACATAAATACCGTCATGTTCCCTCAATTCAACCGTACGGAAGCCGATGCGTTGTTTTACAGTATGAACAGGCTTGCCATTTTCATTCAGCGTAAACACTACTTTATATAGATTAGGGAACTCCGGCGACCATAATTTAGGAGAAACTACATGCGTGCTGATATTGACAAGGGTATCGCCCGTATTAACTTTGACGGAGAAAGGAGTACCTAACTTTTGGCCGGTCAAGGCATATACCTGTCCTGTTATTATACCGCTTTTTACAGATGTCAGCCGCAGTCGTGCTTTTAAATCACCATTGGCTTTGGCATCAACAGCGTAATAGCTGATGTGCGATTTAGGGGCGGCTTCTAAAAATACCGGCCTGAAAATCCCACCGAAGATCCAGAAATCACCTTTGCGTTCGGCTGCGTTTACTGATGCATTGGCCGAATGTTTGGATACAGTTACCTCCAGCAGGTTTGATTTGCCGTAATTAAGCGAAGCGCTTACATCGTATTTGAAACGGTAAAATGATCCCTGGTGAATTGGTCCGGCGGATTTGCCGTTTAACTTCACCTCGGTATCGGTCATGGAGCCATCAAAAACGATGTTTATGGCTTTACCCTGCCATGATGCGGGCACGTTAAACTCGTATTTATAAAGCCCTTGCTCCTTACCT from Mucilaginibacter sp. SJ includes:
- a CDS encoding Gfo/Idh/MocA family protein — encoded protein: MKIGILGLGEGRSTMSAVLKSDKLELKMVCDMNIEMCKHRAEEFNFHNYTTSYQDMLNDAEIDIIAIYTPDHLHAEHVKQALLHGKHVVCTKPFIDDLSKAAELLELVEQSGKKVFVGQSSRFFEPMKKQRKDYEAGLIGDLITVEAYYHADHRWFLEKPWSLQQAFKWLYGGLSHPVDFIRWYLPEIEEVMGYGMLSANGAKGGLKNPDTMHFIFKAKDGRIARVSGCYTGPVQPVTRDSEMSCILRGTEGCSQGDYMDLRYAITDNTGEERIITWEHKLKHYFRFEGKSHHAGEYQNYLEYFADSITEGYTAYPDIKEGIGTIALLQAMDRSLQSGTPVKVDEILTEFNLTVTELSA
- a CDS encoding L-rhamnose mutarotase → MKISKAYIIWFTAVLLLLAGNVKAAPNPYDIVEVTGVQGKELDYTALWNIARKQGLPASAVYSWGNHLIVYGKHLNTASIQKSAQVAYPSCQVAVYSNPFYDFNRRLRCGGKGTAKRWDNIILTANLVADEHLQQEYIDYHATQFKNWPEVSKGFCNAGFQQLLVFRNGRRLMLVISIPKGKKLEDLNPKTIENNPRVNDWNRLMKKYQEGVPGTRKGEVWVFFKQVTDNSDIKRSL
- a CDS encoding sugar phosphate isomerase/epimerase family protein; translation: MKYRLISGFWIGLMMCALGSPAVAQTTSKQRYKVAVVDLMILKRQKLGAFQLAKDIGADGVEVDMGGLGDRETFDNQLANDSIRKVFLSKAKELNLEIPSMGMTGFFAQSFAERPTAIKAATDCINTMNKMGVKVGFLPMGIKGDLVKFPELRPAIVSRLKEVGKIAEKAGVVIGIETALDAKGELQLLKDIGSPAIKSYFNFENAIRNGRDLDKELQILGKKYIIQIHCTNDDGVWLQNDPKINMEHVKATLDKMGWTGWLVIERSRDAKDPRNVKWNFSANTSYVKSIFQAK
- a CDS encoding alpha/beta hydrolase family protein, whose amino-acid sequence is MKKLIHTLVICFTAISFDTHAQQTTDAMYRKTLKEVLDEVQDKYHVKIKYTATQVDGKWVNYAQWRFRPNVDTTLANILTPLDLKVNKEAPGRYKLKEYEYFRWSVSDGWKELDRIAAQYHDRDTWEQRKAILKPELYKALELLPLPAKPASKPIITPKRTFEGYTVENIAIEILPGLYINGSLYKPSKIKGKIPVILSPDGHWEHQRYRADCQIRCASLARMGAMAYSYDLFAWGESLLQFKDEDHRRSLAQTIQALGAIRILDYVLSLKETDPERVGISGGSGGGSHTVLMTAVDDRIKLSAPVVSVSSYFYGGCPCESGMPIHQCGNGTDNVELAAMAAPRPQLLISDGQDWTANMPEHDFPYLQKMYGYYGVADKVENVHLPNEGHDFGSSKRAALYAFVAKNFRLDLNKIKDSSGNFDDKKVTIESESAMYVFGDKGEKLPANAIKGFDQLEKVFAQATKK
- a CDS encoding sialidase family protein, with the protein product MNYKIRKMARKGLFIALNSLLFSGELFAQHNPWRKGIIKDEFIYDKAPYPECHAASIAETPTGLVASWFGGTKERNPDVCIWVSRFVDGKWAEGINVANGIQNDTLRYACWNPVLYQVPKGELQLYYKIGPSPAKWKGFVKTSKDGGITWSEQKALPNDFLGPIKNKPVLLKNGTLLSPVSTEGKAWQVHFEATKDFGKNWAMIGPISDGKDLKAIQPSILTYKDGRLQALCRSQNRAILSTWSKDGGQTWSPLEKTSLPNNNSGTDAVTLKDGRQLLVYNHVLPPGNLAKGARTPLNVAVSKDGITWYAASILEDSPISQYSYPSVIQTSDGMVHVVYTWRRQKIKHVVIDPSKLELKEIKDGIWPKVDGYTPPVPSGETKDL
- a CDS encoding DUF3826 domain-containing protein — its product is MKKLNMASAMMIVLLSLSGTLKAQQQQVTKTAQSPEAKAKADAEVEKKATDWVASLSLTDTAKATRVKNIIATHLKAIRDWNNSHSYEAVPAGIDPATGKALSTMDRQIIINSSLPKSVHENLMTGLRADLTGEQVETILDKYTIGKVAFTLAGYKAIVPDLTPVEEATILANLKQAREQAVDFKNIKQVSAIFEIYKTKNEQYLNTNGRNWQQLFKAYVESVKAKKAADAAKKLN